In Paramisgurnus dabryanus chromosome 14, PD_genome_1.1, whole genome shotgun sequence, one genomic interval encodes:
- the opn6a gene encoding opsin 6, group member a — protein MIIRLDIFNEDLRAGEDAWRRFYRSCTRSLIHCARVSGDARSMSVRSALQVQVNIPWRNNNLSLMNNDQPLSDQGETIIGVYLLILGWLSWFGNSIVIFVLFKQRSSLQPTDYLTLNLAISDASISIFGYSRGILEIFNVFRDNGYLITSVWTCQVDGFFTLVFGLGSINTLTVISITRYIKGCHPNKAHCITNTVVIMSVIFIWIGALFWSGAPILGWGSYTDRGYGTCEIDWVKANYSTIHKSYIISILIFCFFMPVLIMLFSYISIINTVKRGNAMSAEGDLTDRQRKIERDVTVVSIVICTAFILAWSPYAVVSMWSAWGFHVPNLTSIFTRLFAKSASFYNPLIYFGLSSKFRRDVRVLLPCSGDGKDNVKLKRVKKIKGRADASPVDLHEENQQKHEMKYRPEREPLNPAPSPDSGVGSHPESPPNNQHELCTDEHEPESECVRL, from the exons ATGATTATCAGATTGGATATTTTTAACGAGGATTTACGCGCAGGGGAAGACGCGTGGCGTCGCTTTTATCGAAGCTGCACGAGGAGTTTGATTCATTGTGCGCGTGTAAGCGGAGACGCGCGCAGTatgtctgtgaggagcgcgctTCAGGTACAGGTGAATATTCCCTGGAGGAATAATAACCTGAGTCTGATGAACAACGATCAACCTCTGTCCGATCAGGGAGAGACCATCATCGGAGTTTATCTGCTGATTCTGG GTTGGTTGTCGTGGTTTGGAAACAGTATTGTGATCTTCGTCCTCTTCAAACAGAGATCATCTCTGCAACCCACAGACTATCTGACTCTTAATCTTGCCATATCTGATGCCAGCATCTCTATCTTCGGATATTCCAGAGGAATCCTGGAAATCTTCAACGTTTTCAGGGATAATGGATATCTCATCACATCAGTGTGGACGTGCCAG GTGGATGGGTTCTTTACTCTTGTTTTCGGTCTGGGCAGCATCAATACGCTCACTGTTATCAGCATCACCAGATACATCAAGGGCTGCCACCCAAATAAAG CTCACTGTATAACAAACACTGTAGTGATCATGTCTGTTATTTTTATCTGGATTGGAGCGTTGTTCTGGTCCGGTGCACCCATCCTCGGCTGGGGCAGCTACACAG ATCGAGGTTATGGCACGTGTGAGATCGACTGGGTTAAAGCTAACTACTCCACCATACACAAGTCCTACATCATCTCCATTCTCATCTTCTGTTTCTTCATGCCTGTACTCATCATGCTCTTCTCCTACATCTCCATTATTAACACTGTGAAACGGGGAAACGCTATGTCTGCAGAGGGCGACCTGACCGACCGACAGCGAAAAATCGAAAGAGACGTCACAGTT GTTTCTATTGTGATCTGCACGGCATTTATTCTCGCCTGGTCTCCATACGCCGTGGTGTCCATGTGGTCCGCGTGGGGTTTTCATGTGCCGAATCTCACTAGCATCTTCACGCGACTCTTCGCCAAGTCCGCAAGCTTCTATAACCCGCTCATTTATTTCGGCCTGAGCTCGAAGTTTCGTAGGGATGTGCGCGTGCTGTTACCCTGTAGCGGTGACGGTAAAGATAACGTCAAACTTAAACGTGTCAAAAAGATCAAAGGGAGGGCAGACGCGTCACCTGTGGACCTGCACGAGGAGAACCAGCAGAAGCACGAGATGAAGTACCGACCGGAGCGAGAGCCGCTGAACCCTGCGCCCAGCCCGGACTCCGGTGTAGGGAGTCACCCTGAAAGTCCTCCTAACAACCAACATGAGCTCTGTACAGACGAACACGAACCCGAGTCTGAATGCGTCAGACTGTAG